A section of the Saccopteryx leptura isolate mSacLep1 chromosome 6, mSacLep1_pri_phased_curated, whole genome shotgun sequence genome encodes:
- the GCNT3 gene encoding beta-1,3-galactosyl-O-glycosyl-glycoprotein beta-1,6-N-acetylglucosaminyltransferase 3: MKMIWWKKKLCRQQYLWALGCYLLLAIVALKLFPRLKCDFDSLDLESSDFQNKRCRDILYKSLKLPARTSINCSRIIRGDQEAATVALLDKMEGKKRRETFTATDYFNMTRDCEHFKAKRKFMQHPLSKEELDFPIAYSMVVHEKIENFERLLRAVYAPQNIYCVHVDDKSPEIFKEAVKAIISCFPNVFMASKLVRVVYASWSRVQADLNCMEDLLQSSVPWKYFLNTCGTDFPIKTNAEMVLALKMLNGKNSMESEIPTEHKKSRWKYHYEVTDKIFITKTLKDPPPDNLPIFTGNAYIVASRGFVQQVLENPKSRRLIEWAKDTYSPDEYLWATLQRAPWMPGSFPFHPKFHVSDMAAIARLVKWQYHEGDISRGAPYEHCSGTHQRAVCIYGIGDLHWILQNHHLFANKFDPNVDDNVLQCLEEYLRYKAIYRTEL; this comes from the coding sequence ATGAAAATGATTTGGTGGAAGAAGAAGCTCTGCCGGCAGCAATACCTATGGGCCCTGGGCTGCTATTTGCTCCTGGCCATTGTTGCTCTGAAACTTTTTCCCAGattgaaatgtgattttgatTCCCTGGATCTGGAGTCCAGCGACTTTCAAAACAAGCGCTGTAGGGACATTTTGTACAAGTCCCTGAAGTTACCAGCAAGGACATCCATCAACTGTTCTAGAATCATCCGAGGGGACCAGGAAGCAGCGACGGTGGCTCTCCTAGACAAGATGGAAGGCAAGAAGAGGCGGGAGACTTTCACAGCCACTGACTACTTCAACATGACCAGAGACTGTGAGCACTTTAAGGCCAAAAGGAAGTTCATGCAACACCCACTCAGCAAAGAAGAGTTAGACTTCCCTATTGCGTACTCGATGGTGGTCCACGAGAAGATTGAAAACTTTGAAAGGCTGCTGAGAGCTGTGTATGCCCCTCAGAACATATATTGTGTGCACGTAGATGACAAGTCCCCTGAAATTTTCAAAGAGGCAGTCAAGGCAATTATTTCATGCTTCCCCAATGTCTTTATGGCCAGTAAGTTGGTTCGGGTGGTTTATGCCTCCTGGTCCCGGGTTCAGGCTGACCTGAATTGCATGGAAGACTTACTCCAGAGCTCAGTGCCATGGAAATACTTCCTGAATACGTGCGGAACAGACTTTCCTATAAAGACCAATGCTGAGATGGTCCTGGCCCTCAAGATGTTGAATGGGAAGAACAGTATGGAGTCAGAGATACCTACTGAGCACAAAAAATCTCGCTGGAAGTATCACTATGAAGTGACAGACAAAATATTCATAACCAAGACGCTGAAGGACCCTCCTCCTGATAATTTACCTATATTCACGGGGAATGCCTACATTGTGGCTTCTCGAGGCTTTGTCCAGCAGGTCTTAGAGAACCCCAAATCCCGACGACTGATTGAGTGGGCAAAAGATACCTATAGCCCTGATGAATACCTCTGGGCCACCCTTCAGCGTGCACCATGGATGCCTGGTTCTTTTCCCTTCCATCCCAAGTTTCATGTGTCGGACATGGCTGCCATTGCCAGGCTGGTGAAGTGGCAGTACCATGAAGGAGACATCAGTAGGGGGGCACCTTATGAACATTGCTCTGGAACCCACCAGCGGGCTGTCTGTATTTATGGAATTGGGGACCTCCACTGGATTCTTCAGAACCATCACCTGTTTGCCAACAAATTTGACCCAAATGTGGATGATAACGTTCTTCAGTGCTTAGAAGAATACTTACGTTATAAGGCCATCTACAGGACTGAACTCTGA